GGTCTCGTGATTGGTCACGCATCGCCGGAAGCGGCTGAAGGCGGCACCATCGGTCTGGTGGAAGACGGCGACGTGATCGAGATCGACATCACCCAGCGCAAGATGCACCTGGCCGTGTCGGACGAAGAACTGGCCCGCCGTCGCGCCGCGATGGAAGCGCGTGGCGACGACGCATGGCAGCCGGTCGGCCGCGAGCGTATCGTCTCGCAAGCCCTGCAAGCCTATGCAGCACTCGCCACCTCCGCCGATCGTGGCGCAGTGCGCGACCTGTCGCAACTGAAGCTGGGCAAGCGCGGCTAATAACGTGAACAGCGTGATCGGTTGAAACGTGAGCGGCGACGGCCTCGGTGGACAAAGGCCCGCCGCTCACGCGCAGCAGCACAGCAACATCGCATCAAGTGGCGTTTCGGACCTATTGGGATGCCACCGTTAGTACAGCGTGATACAACAACGCCTATGTGCGACGCTGCGACGGCTCGTGGCGTGGCGCATCCCCACAGGAGACCGTCATGGCATTCAACCGTCGTTCGCGCAACGTCACGCAAGGCGTGGCACGCTCGCCCAACCGCTCGATGTACTACGCGCTGGGCTACAAGGAAGAAGACTTCGACAACCCAATGATCGGCGTGGCCAACGGCCACTCGACGATCACCCCGTGCAACGCGGGGTTGCAGCGTCTGACCGATGCTGCGGTGGAAGCGATCAAAACGCATCAGGCCAATCCCCAGACCTTCGGCACCCCGACCATCTCCGACGGCATGTCGATGGGCACCGAGGGCATGAAGTATTCGCTCGTCTCGCGTGAAGTCATTGCCGACTGTATCGAGACGGCGGTGCAGGGGCAGTGGATGGACGGCGTGGTCGTGATCGGCGGCTGCGACAAGAACATGCCGGGCGGCATGATCGCACTGGCGCGCATCAACGTGCCTGGCATCTACGTCTACGGCGGCACCATCAAGCCGGGCAACTGGAAGGGCAAGGATCTCACCATCGTCTCGTCGTTCGAAGCCGTGGGCGAATTCACGGCTGGCCGCATGACCGAGGCCGATTTCAAGGGCATCGAGAAAAACGCCTGTCCGTCGACCGGCTCCTGCGGTGGCATGTACACGGCCAACACGATGAGTTCGTCGTTCGAAGCGCTGGGCATGTCGTTGCTGTATTCGTCGACCATGGCCAACCCCGATCAGGAAAAGGTCGATTCCGCAGCCGAATCGGCACGGGTGCTGATCGAGGCCGTCAAGAAAGACATCAAGCCGCGCGACATCATCACGCGCAAGTCCATCGAGAACGCCGTCGCGCTCATCATGGCCACGGGCGGTTCCACGAACGCCGTGCTTCACTATCTCGCCATTGCCCACGCCGCCGACGTCGAATGGAGCATCGAAGACTTCGAGCGCATTCGCGCCCGCGTGCCGGTCATCTGTGACCTGAAGCCATCGGGCAAATATGTGGCGACGGACCTGCACAAGGCCGGCGGCATTCCGCAAGTGCTCAAGATTCTGCTCGACGCAGGCCTGCTGCACGGTGACTGCCTGACGATCACCGGCCGCACCATCGCCGAAGAACTGAAGGACGTGCCTTCGGTACCCCGCGCCGATCAACACGTCATCTTCCCTATCGACAAGGCGCTGTACAAGGAAGGCCATCTCGCCATCCTCAAGGGCAATCTGGCGGAAGATGGCGCGGTCGCGAAGATCACCGGCCTGAAGAATCCGGTCATCACGGGTCCGGCGCGCGTGTTCGACGACGAGCAAAGCGCGATGGAAGCGATCCTCAGCGACAAGATTCAGTCGGGCGACATTCTCGTGCTGCGCTATCTCGGTCCGAAGGGGGGACC
This window of the Pandoraea fibrosis genome carries:
- the ilvD gene encoding dihydroxy-acid dehydratase, with protein sequence MAFNRRSRNVTQGVARSPNRSMYYALGYKEEDFDNPMIGVANGHSTITPCNAGLQRLTDAAVEAIKTHQANPQTFGTPTISDGMSMGTEGMKYSLVSREVIADCIETAVQGQWMDGVVVIGGCDKNMPGGMIALARINVPGIYVYGGTIKPGNWKGKDLTIVSSFEAVGEFTAGRMTEADFKGIEKNACPSTGSCGGMYTANTMSSSFEALGMSLLYSSTMANPDQEKVDSAAESARVLIEAVKKDIKPRDIITRKSIENAVALIMATGGSTNAVLHYLAIAHAADVEWSIEDFERIRARVPVICDLKPSGKYVATDLHKAGGIPQVLKILLDAGLLHGDCLTITGRTIAEELKDVPSVPRADQHVIFPIDKALYKEGHLAILKGNLAEDGAVAKITGLKNPVITGPARVFDDEQSAMEAILSDKIQSGDILVLRYLGPKGGPGMPEMLAPTSAIIGKGLGETVGFITDGRFSGGTWGMVVGHVAPEAFVGGTIALVHEGDSITIDAHKLLLQLNVPDDELARRRAAWKAPAPRYTRGVLAKYAALALPANKGGSTG